One genomic segment of Salvia hispanica cultivar TCC Black 2014 unplaced genomic scaffold, UniMelb_Shisp_WGS_1.0 HiC_scaffold_305, whole genome shotgun sequence includes these proteins:
- the LOC125198867 gene encoding rho GTPase-activating protein 1-like, whose translation MTDILHQSSSHLPSPSSSITPSSNDGFGQLNHSPLISPAPVDLYGSNYCRRIQQQVESGEEEGGQDDFSVLALLLTVFRKSLVGCKSISGENCDRIMEIGWPTNVRHIAHVTFDRFNGFLGLPVEFEPEVPRRPPSASTRVFGVSTESMQLSYDPRGNCVPTILLMMQRRLYLQGGLQVS comes from the exons ATGACAGATATACTTCATCAATCCTCCTCCCATTTGCCTTCCCCTTCAAGCTCCATTACTCCCTCAAGCAATGATGGTTTTGGCCAACTCAATCATTCCCCTCTTATTAGCCCTGCTCCTGTAGATTTGTACGGCTCCAATTATTGTAGACGTATACAACAACAAGTAGAAAGTGGGGAGGAAGAGGGAGGCCAAGACGACTTCTCTGTTTTGGCTCTTTTGCTCACTGTTTTCAGGAAATCTTTGGTGGGGTGTAAGAGCATCAGTGGTGAGAATTGTGACAGGATTATGGAGATTGGTTGGCCTACTAATGTCAGACACATTGCTCATGTCACATTTGATAGGTTTAATGGTTTTCTTGGCCTCCCTGTTGAGTTTGAGCCTGAGGTTCCCAGAAGGCCTCCTAGTGCCAG CACAAGAGTTTTTGGGGTTTCAACAGAGTCAATGCAGCTCTCGTACGACCCCAGGGGTAATTGCGTGCCAACCATACTACTTATGATGCAGAGGCGCTTGTATTTGCAAGGCGGTCTCCAG GTATCCTAG